The following proteins are co-located in the Trichormus variabilis 0441 genome:
- a CDS encoding Ig-like domain-containing protein: MTTKPFLQPLDRVAIALMLILSLLIGLLILQGDVVASRVRSFTWENQQIGAEDTSFAVTFSRPMDIKSVEDNLKIEPPLAGKFSWAGRRMVYTLLTPAPYGTNYKLQLQGAKDRFAEKEQTNRVIQPFTSQFRTRDRVILYIGADQENQGQLVLYNLSLEQKKVLSPKDLVVMDFKPFPNGEKILFSARAANNQDLLSAQLYTVTTGISTKSDTPAEPAGKIDLLLDNKDYQNLKFDLSPNGETIVIQRGNRNNPSDFGLWFISATSNSGQRPVPQRLQSQPGGDFMITPDSKAVAVAQGQGAAILPLQKDASKPLDFLPQFGLVQAFSKDGSQAAMVKFNTDFTKELFLVTNQGVQKPLLKTTGSILSCQFDPALPTLYCLLTQLVSQEQYIEQPYLVAIDLKTGQQKPLLVLPIEQRNVQMSLSPDGLGLLFDQVVPQSNPNAPTTRELKTDDGEAIATSNLWLMPLLPISDTAISTIRPEKLPFIGFHPRWLP; this comes from the coding sequence ATGACTACCAAACCCTTTCTCCAACCACTAGATCGCGTGGCGATCGCTCTCATGTTAATTTTGAGTTTGTTGATTGGACTGCTAATCTTACAAGGTGATGTGGTTGCTTCTCGTGTACGCAGTTTTACATGGGAAAATCAACAAATCGGCGCAGAAGACACCTCGTTTGCTGTCACCTTTAGCCGTCCAATGGATATCAAAAGCGTAGAAGATAACTTAAAAATCGAACCGCCTTTAGCAGGGAAATTCAGTTGGGCAGGGCGAAGGATGGTTTATACTCTGCTGACACCAGCTCCTTATGGGACAAATTATAAATTACAGTTGCAGGGCGCTAAAGATAGATTTGCCGAAAAAGAACAAACAAATCGGGTAATCCAGCCCTTTACTAGTCAATTTCGTACACGCGATCGCGTCATTCTCTACATTGGCGCCGATCAAGAAAACCAAGGACAGCTAGTACTGTACAACTTATCTCTAGAACAGAAAAAGGTACTTAGTCCCAAAGACTTAGTTGTGATGGATTTTAAACCATTTCCCAATGGAGAAAAAATCTTATTCTCGGCTCGCGCTGCCAACAATCAAGACTTACTTTCAGCGCAATTGTACACAGTCACAACCGGAATCAGCACCAAATCTGATACACCAGCAGAACCAGCAGGGAAAATCGACTTACTTTTAGATAATAAAGACTATCAAAACCTGAAATTCGACCTATCCCCCAATGGCGAAACTATTGTGATTCAACGGGGAAATAGAAACAACCCTAGTGACTTTGGTCTGTGGTTTATCTCCGCTACCAGCAACTCAGGACAAAGACCCGTCCCACAACGTCTGCAAAGCCAGCCTGGGGGAGATTTCATGATTACCCCTGACAGTAAAGCCGTAGCCGTTGCCCAAGGGCAAGGAGCCGCCATTCTACCACTACAAAAAGATGCCAGCAAACCCCTAGATTTTCTGCCCCAATTTGGACTGGTACAGGCATTCTCCAAAGATGGCTCTCAAGCAGCAATGGTGAAATTTAATACAGATTTCACAAAAGAATTATTTTTAGTCACAAATCAAGGTGTCCAAAAACCCTTATTGAAAACCACAGGTTCCATCCTCAGTTGCCAATTTGATCCAGCCTTACCCACCCTTTATTGCTTACTCACACAGCTTGTATCCCAAGAACAGTACATAGAACAGCCTTATTTAGTCGCCATCGACCTGAAAACAGGACAGCAAAAACCATTGCTGGTGCTACCCATAGAACAAAGAAACGTGCAAATGAGCCTATCACCAGATGGTTTAGGCTTGTTATTTGACCAAGTAGTTCCCCAGAGCAATCCTAATGCACCTACAACCAGAGAATTAAAAACAGATGATGGTGAAGCGATCGCCACCAGTAATCTTTGGCTAATGCCCCTACTACCCATTTCTGACACAGCCATCAGTACCATCAGACCAGAAAAGCTACCCTTCATCGGATTTCATCCCCGTTGGCTACCGTGA
- a CDS encoding phosphoribosylformylglycinamidine cyclo-ligase — protein MTQALDQVDYNTLDAAKLRFIEAAKRTLQFSPAYGKVPLSGLGGSANAFSFNLAPYLQTGTPELFVSLVPEGLGTADDARPDDLSEEELRQFWWNIGIKILSCLTNDAASSGMQTVLLGLYLPSSTPETVFTPAFLDGFLDGVVEGCKRIGCVYISGETPQLKTKMIPGRLDIAGSVFGVMPPGVAPIDGTRLAEGNAIVLVESTGLHENGFTPVRKLAESLPDGYRTKLPSGQELWAAMNAASHLYTPLVQAVLSEGIRPTAMENITGHGWQKLMRSAKPLRYVIEKLLPVPEIFQFVESQLEGGKEMMLSVFNYGAGFAFYTETEQDGERIVQLAKEQGLTAAIAGRVEASPTREVVITPFNITLKGESFGIAKGA, from the coding sequence ATGACTCAAGCACTCGATCAAGTCGATTACAATACTCTCGATGCGGCCAAGCTTCGCTTTATTGAGGCCGCAAAACGTACATTGCAGTTTTCACCCGCCTATGGGAAAGTACCTCTTTCCGGGCTGGGGGGCAGTGCTAACGCCTTTAGTTTCAACCTAGCGCCTTACTTGCAGACGGGAACACCAGAACTTTTTGTGAGTCTTGTTCCTGAAGGTCTGGGTACTGCTGATGATGCCCGTCCTGATGACCTCTCGGAGGAAGAATTGCGACAGTTTTGGTGGAACATTGGTATCAAGATTCTCTCGTGTCTGACCAATGATGCTGCATCTTCGGGGATGCAAACGGTACTTCTGGGATTGTATTTACCCTCAAGTACCCCGGAAACCGTCTTCACCCCTGCCTTTTTGGATGGGTTTCTCGATGGTGTAGTTGAGGGATGCAAACGAATTGGCTGCGTTTATATTTCTGGGGAAACGCCACAACTCAAAACCAAGATGATTCCAGGGCGGCTGGATATTGCCGGTTCTGTATTTGGTGTCATGCCTCCTGGTGTGGCTCCTATTGATGGTACACGGTTGGCTGAAGGCAATGCGATCGTGTTGGTGGAAAGTACCGGACTCCATGAAAATGGCTTTACCCCGGTGCGGAAACTAGCCGAATCACTCCCCGATGGCTACAGAACAAAACTACCCAGTGGGCAGGAGTTATGGGCAGCGATGAATGCTGCCTCTCATCTCTACACGCCACTGGTGCAAGCGGTGTTGAGTGAGGGTATTCGTCCCACCGCAATGGAGAATATCACCGGTCATGGATGGCAGAAACTTATGCGGTCAGCCAAACCACTACGGTATGTGATTGAAAAATTGCTACCAGTTCCCGAAATCTTTCAGTTTGTCGAAAGTCAACTAGAAGGCGGGAAAGAAATGATGCTTTCCGTGTTCAATTACGGTGCAGGGTTTGCATTTTATACAGAAACAGAACAAGATGGAGAGAGAATTGTTCAGCTAGCAAAAGAGCAAGGATTAACAGCTGCGATCGCTGGTAGAGTGGAAGCATCCCCCACCCGTGAAGTTGTCATCACCCCATTTAACATCACATTAAAGGGAGAGTCTTTCGGCATCGCCAAAGGCGCATAG
- a CDS encoding NAD(P)/FAD-dependent oxidoreductase: MKEILYLEVPITDTAVVRCWLQTEFDPGSWEKILTPDGCRLKISSKYTASSTKITENLPKEFSIFLWSVQRTTYLKVFRWADQQLPGEKELLQSLTTAIRQRFPHHYPEPPAIDLSQQSIFEALAPHYPLTVKYFQKMPNGEYDLKRAYWWEQRWREGVQNPQQPRQVVFSQKSDRGLVSQRGLGGFPHERLANPEGGTGNWELEKPNPQYDLIYIGGALGVIHAAVMAKLGYKVLLVERLPFGRMNREWNISRDELQSLINLGLVTNAELETVIVRDYKDGFNKFFDGNNPAKLRSPVLHTPTVLNIALDSEKWLQMCGNKLKAAGGDIWDETEFIRADVNDTQVVVKVKDLPTQTEKQISGRLLVDAMGTASPIAWQLNGGRAFDSVCPTVGAVVDGGFEPGVWDSQYGDVLYSHGDISRGRQLIWELFPGAGEELTIYLFHYHEVNPQNPGSLLEMYEDFFTILPEYRRCDMDKLVWKKPTFGYIPGHFSVGSSDRTIAFDRLIAIGDAASLQSPLVFTGFGSLVRNLERLTTLLDVALKHDLLKFSNLNLIRAYQSNVSVTWLFSKGMMVPTGKFLAPQRINSMLNTFFGLLADEPPEVADNFIKDRCDWLTFNRLALKAARKNPALLLWIWQLAGPKDLVRWLGNYFNFGRHALVNALLSSWFPRFLLKIKPWLETNNPALWLRLLAINYAITTGRPRSPQQFAQFNSEAVIHNPEGARG; encoded by the coding sequence ATGAAAGAAATCCTTTATTTAGAAGTGCCAATCACGGATACGGCGGTTGTGCGCTGTTGGCTACAAACAGAATTTGACCCAGGCAGTTGGGAGAAAATACTGACTCCAGATGGTTGTAGGCTGAAAATATCTAGTAAATATACAGCAAGTAGCACGAAAATTACCGAAAATTTACCTAAAGAATTTTCTATATTTTTGTGGTCAGTCCAAAGAACTACTTACCTCAAGGTTTTTCGTTGGGCAGATCAGCAATTACCCGGAGAAAAGGAACTCTTACAAAGCTTAACAACAGCCATTCGCCAGCGTTTTCCTCATCACTATCCAGAACCACCAGCGATTGATTTATCCCAACAATCAATTTTTGAGGCTCTAGCACCCCATTACCCCCTAACGGTTAAATATTTCCAAAAGATGCCCAACGGGGAATATGACCTTAAACGTGCTTACTGGTGGGAACAGCGATGGCGTGAAGGAGTTCAAAATCCTCAGCAGCCGCGTCAGGTGGTGTTTTCGCAGAAAAGCGATAGGGGACTGGTGAGCCAGCGCGGTCTTGGAGGTTTCCCCCATGAGCGACTGGCGAACCCCGAAGGGGGAACTGGGAACTGGGAACTGGAAAAGCCCAATCCCCAATATGACCTGATCTATATTGGTGGCGCGTTGGGTGTCATCCATGCGGCGGTGATGGCAAAGTTGGGGTATAAGGTGTTGTTGGTGGAGCGTTTGCCCTTTGGACGGATGAACCGGGAATGGAATATTTCTCGTGATGAATTGCAAAGTTTGATTAACTTGGGTTTAGTGACAAATGCTGAGTTAGAAACTGTGATTGTCCGGGATTATAAGGACGGGTTTAATAAGTTTTTTGATGGCAATAACCCAGCAAAATTGCGATCGCCTGTCTTGCACACGCCCACGGTGTTAAACATAGCCTTAGACTCGGAAAAATGGTTGCAAATGTGCGGGAATAAGCTCAAGGCTGCGGGTGGCGATATTTGGGATGAGACAGAATTTATCCGTGCAGATGTCAATGATACACAAGTTGTTGTAAAAGTCAAAGATTTGCCCACCCAAACAGAAAAGCAAATAAGTGGACGACTGTTAGTAGATGCGATGGGAACAGCTTCCCCCATTGCGTGGCAATTAAACGGTGGTCGTGCATTTGATAGCGTCTGTCCCACAGTGGGCGCAGTCGTTGACGGGGGATTTGAGCCAGGGGTGTGGGATTCCCAATATGGAGATGTGCTTTATAGCCACGGTGATATTTCCCGTGGTAGGCAGTTGATTTGGGAATTATTTCCCGGTGCGGGTGAAGAACTGACAATTTATTTGTTTCACTATCACGAAGTTAACCCCCAAAATCCCGGCTCATTGCTGGAGATGTACGAAGACTTCTTCACAATTTTGCCAGAGTATCGCCGTTGCGATATGGACAAACTGGTGTGGAAAAAGCCGACATTTGGGTACATACCAGGACATTTCAGTGTGGGGAGTAGCGATCGCACCATCGCCTTTGATAGATTAATTGCGATCGGTGATGCTGCTTCCCTGCAATCACCCCTGGTATTTACTGGTTTTGGTTCCCTGGTTCGTAACCTAGAACGACTGACAACCCTGTTAGATGTAGCCCTCAAACATGACCTACTAAAGTTCAGTAACTTGAACCTGATTCGCGCCTATCAAAGTAATGTTTCTGTAACTTGGCTCTTTTCTAAAGGGATGATGGTTCCCACCGGCAAATTTTTAGCCCCTCAGCGCATCAACTCGATGCTCAATACCTTCTTTGGATTGCTGGCAGATGAACCCCCAGAAGTAGCAGATAACTTCATCAAAGATAGATGTGATTGGTTGACATTTAACCGCCTAGCCCTAAAAGCAGCCCGGAAAAATCCCGCCTTACTGTTGTGGATTTGGCAACTAGCAGGCCCCAAAGATTTGGTCAGATGGCTGGGAAATTATTTTAACTTTGGTCGCCACGCCTTAGTTAACGCCTTACTGAGTTCATGGTTCCCACGCTTCCTTCTAAAAATTAAACCTTGGCTAGAAACTAACAACCCGGCATTATGGCTGCGACTATTAGCCATTAACTACGCTATCACCACAGGTAGACCGCGATCGCCCCAGCAATTCGCACAATTCAACTCAGAAGCCGTTATTCATAACCCAGAAGGGGCGAGGGGGTAG
- a CDS encoding nuclear transport factor 2 family protein has product MDATHKAQVIANEKNLLSAMKTNNVELLDKLLHDELLFNGPSGETATKAMDLENYRSGNINLHTVESSDLILNVVVDDVVVAVTVEIRGNYLGQEINGKFRYLRVWKLFENDWKVIAGSVVTLSTDN; this is encoded by the coding sequence ATGGATGCCACCCATAAAGCCCAGGTCATTGCTAACGAGAAAAATCTCCTCTCAGCGATGAAAACAAATAACGTGGAACTTTTGGATAAACTGCTTCACGATGAGCTTCTGTTTAACGGGCCAAGTGGCGAAACGGCAACCAAAGCGATGGATCTGGAAAATTACCGTTCGGGAAACATCAACCTGCATACAGTCGAATCAAGTGATCTAATACTCAATGTGGTCGTGGACGACGTTGTTGTTGCCGTCACAGTAGAGATACGAGGAAATTATTTAGGGCAAGAAATTAATGGCAAATTCCGCTATCTTAGGGTTTGGAAGCTATTTGAAAACGACTGGAAAGTGATTGCAGGAAGCGTGGTTACGCTAAGTACCGACAACTGA
- a CDS encoding TIGR03943 family putative permease subunit, whose product MTKSQVPNKLLSWLDVLAITAWGVLMLRYWLTGKLNLLIHPNYFGLVVVAGVVLLIIGFAKAKELWRLRPRDVTPNPQHITFFAPGWGSGLLLFTAVLGFIITPQVFASDKALQRGVTDLLTTSRLQPQSFRASVRPEERSLVDWVRTVNVYPEPDSYTGQKAKVQGFVIHPPDIGKEYIFLARFVLTCCAADAYPVGLPVKLATNQERYSPDTWLEVEGKMTTETLSGKRQLTIAATSIKKIPQPANPYSY is encoded by the coding sequence ATGACTAAATCTCAAGTCCCAAATAAACTGCTCTCTTGGCTGGATGTCTTGGCAATTACAGCCTGGGGCGTATTAATGCTGAGATATTGGCTGACTGGCAAGCTCAATTTATTAATTCACCCCAATTATTTTGGATTAGTAGTTGTAGCCGGTGTTGTCTTATTAATTATTGGCTTTGCCAAAGCTAAAGAACTTTGGCGCTTACGTCCTCGTGATGTCACCCCCAACCCCCAGCACATCACTTTTTTTGCTCCTGGTTGGGGTAGCGGCTTACTGCTGTTCACCGCAGTTTTAGGCTTTATTATTACACCGCAAGTATTTGCCAGTGATAAAGCACTCCAGAGGGGTGTGACAGATTTATTAACCACCTCGCGCCTACAACCCCAATCCTTCCGCGCCTCCGTGCGTCCAGAAGAGCGATCGCTTGTAGATTGGGTACGCACCGTGAATGTCTATCCCGAACCAGATTCATATACAGGTCAAAAAGCCAAGGTACAAGGATTTGTCATCCATCCCCCAGATATTGGCAAAGAATATATATTCCTCGCTAGATTTGTCCTCACCTGCTGCGCCGCCGATGCTTATCCTGTAGGTTTACCAGTTAAATTAGCAACTAATCAAGAACGGTATTCTCCCGACACTTGGTTAGAAGTAGAAGGAAAAATGACCACCGAAACCTTAAGCGGTAAACGTCAATTAACCATCGCCGCCACCTCCATCAAAAAGATTCCCCAACCAGCAAATCCATATAGTTATTAG